The Synchiropus splendidus isolate RoL2022-P1 chromosome 8, RoL_Sspl_1.0, whole genome shotgun sequence nucleotide sequence CATCTCtgcatgtcatgttttttgCGGAATAAGACGCTACTGGTTCTCTAAGTGTAAGGCGTTTTTCTTCCTCAGATAGTTGTATAATGTTTTCAAATGCGTTGCTTAATCTTGCTATTGAGACTGTGCTTCTTGTGTTGGGTCCAGTGAATTGTTTGGTGGTGTAGTTATGGTCCTATAGTTGAACCTAGTTTCACCGTGGTGTTTGTGTGATGCTGACAGATACATTTTTGACACGTGTCCACGTTTCAGGCGAGTTTTTTAAGAGAGCCAGCGAGGTTCTGCATCAATCTGAAACGTGTTTCTCTCTCATGTAGAGTCGCCATGGCTGGTGTGAGGTGGTGTGGAGCCCACTCCTCGTCTGTCCTGTGTGTCGGAGAGTCTCCTCACTCTGATGGACTCCTGGCTTCAGGGGGCGAAGGAGgagaggtggcgctgtggagtcaggAAGGATCAATTGTCGGCCACCTCACGCTCTCCAGCGAGGAAGACGTCACCAGTGTGGcgttttcacctgctgctcctgctttGCTTTTCATGGCGCACGGAGACAGTGTCAGTGTTCTGGACCCCCGCAACTTGAAGACAGTGGTGGAGGACTTCAAGCATGTTGGGGAGGAGGAGATTAATTCTGTCGCAGTGAGTGAGAGTGGGTCATCTCTGGCTGTGGCAGACGACTCTGGAGCCGTGAGGGTTCTGGAGCTTCCTGGAGGGAAAGTGTGCCGGACTCTTCGCAGACACACTAACATCTGTTCCTCTGTGACGTTTAGACCACAAAGACCCAACAACATTGTGTCAGCTGGACTGGATATGCAGGTGAGACCCAATCTCTTAAGATACTGAGGGAAATCAGATGGACTACTCACTCATCGTGGGTTTTCTCAGGTGATGCTGTGGGGTCTGCAGAAGACCCGCCCCCTCTGGACTCTGAGCCTACAGGAcgtggctgaagaagaagacgaccagcagcagcagcgtccgGGTCAACTGTTCAACCCTCCGTTGGCTCACTGCGTCTCTGTGTCTTCCTGTGGAAACGTGGTCGGCTGTGCGGCAGAGGACGGACGCGTTCACCTGATGCGCATCGGCAGTGGCTCCAAACTGGGCCAGCTGGGAGCGATCAAGGCACACAGTCAGGGGGCCTCGCAAGCCCACTTCCTCAGCTTTCTCTCCCACCCTTACTGGCTGGCCACAGGCGGAAACGACGGACAGGTGTCCCTCTGGGACGTGAGCAAGCACCCGGTCGTGACTCCGGGGGGGAAGAGTAAAGGTCAAGGGTCAGGAGGTCAACGTAAGAAGGGCAAAGCCAAGTCTCGGGATAAAGCGACAACCTCACAGACCGAAGCAGAGGAGGCCGCGGCCGAAACTCTAAACTTCTCAACTCCCAAAATGACTTTCAGTCACGGAGACAAGATCAACTGGTTAAGCCCTGCCTTGCTCAAAGGCAACGCCAGTTTAGTGGTTGCAGATCAGAGTGACAGTCTAACCGTCTACCCCCTAACGGGACTGTGAATCCACTCACAATGCTGACTCAGCTTCCACTCCTGCTCAAAAGCACTGAGTAATACACTTCTGCTTTTTATAGAAAATAAGAttattttgtgagtgtgtgtccatgACGCAGCATGATCCCCCATTTACTCTGTGACGTGAGTTTGTAATGAAAGAAACTGTAAAGCACTGTGTTCATTTTCAGCAAGAAGAGGTGGCGTTTTAATGAGTCTGCGCTTCTTTGTAGATTAGAGACCAGTTCAATTTACAACACCGCAAAGTCATTAAGTAAAAACAAGCAGAACCTCTGATTcatattcttttgtttttcctacGGCATAAATCCCGAGCACAACTTCCTCCCTGGCAGAGTCAAAACAgtttgaagacttcaaaatccATTAAACCCCTGTTTTATTACAACAGGGCACATTTTATGAGAAAGAAAAATCATAAACTGTGGGTGATATTTCACTCTTTAACTTTGTTATATAAACTcgatttcatttcttttgatgGATTTAGTTTTTATGAACCTCTTGACTAAAAATTGACTTACCTCACCCCCCTAAAAATAGTTAATGGAAAACAgctctttttttccaaatcagTAGTGGCGTTCAGTCGATTAAAATGGTTTCATTCTTTGGTACTGCTCAGTCGGAATGAGCTAGGGACCAACACATATTTCACTGTGGCTGTCCTTGATGTTTCAAGCAACCTATCCAAACCTGTTAAAGACCCTCTAGCCGGAAACGCATTATTTATTTGACCTAACTTTCCATTGAAAGTGTTCACAAGACTCGTCACAAATTTTCACATGCGTCATTAAACCAGCCAAATAATGAACTTAACTCTTGATGAATTCAAAGTATGTTGAATCAAAGGCACTTTTTATGTTTcaagtcaacaaaacaaaactctttATTCACTTACTCTGATTCTGAGCCGTAACATCTGAATGATCTCACACTGACAGTCTTCTGAAAAGCCttatattgttttaaataagTCTGAAAACAAGCAGCAGAAAATCCAAACCCTGGTTTCAAACTAttggcagtgaaaaaaaaaaatcggatcAAAACACCATCGGCTGTGTTTCTCGAGTCAGCTCTGATGTCCACACCTGATTGTACAGCGGGCTAGAGTTCATCAGCTTCCATGTTCACATCCATGTTGTCATGAAAGCTGCCGTGTTCATGATGGGGTGTTCACAGCTTGGCCAGACTTCTCTCCAGGCTCTCCATATCAGCATCACCCTCCTCTCCTTTGCTGCCGCGGGCGCTGCACTCCAGGAACTCCACCTTCATGGGAAGCTGGCTGAACTCAAAGTCCTTTCCTTTCTTCCCGAGGTACACGCTTCCTGCTTCAGAGCCGTCCTGAGCGCTGAGCGCCGCCAAGCGGGTCACTCGGAGCGTGTTCCTGTGAGAGGAACCACCAGCGTCTTACACATATAGACGTCAATTCACTTAAGCTTCTTTGACCTCTCATATCGAGTGTGGTATATATGAAAATGACTCAGATTTGAATATGTTCCTGGTCCTGGTGTCTCTTAACCTAAGAAGTTAGTGGTGTCAGATATTATCTTTTAAAAATACTTCCATGTGGGAGCTGGAAACCCACTGTCGCAGAGAACACATGCTGCTGCATCTTATGTGGAAGTCTGGCTGTCTGTTGGCCACAGTTCCTTCAAAACTCAGGCctaaaaacagcaacactgttaaGCAAAAGAGTCAATTGTTTGATATATGTGTCGCAATCTGttgacatgtttgtgttgagTGAGAGAGCAACTATATGAGCAGCACGTCTGGGTCTGAACCAGTGTTTGTCTATGTGGACAGTTTCTTATTTTCGGATGACTCGTTTCTATCTTTGATTTTTGTTGAGgacaaatgcattttgttttgtcaaatgCTGTCAGAATGACTGTGGAAAACAACTCTTCAACTGAAGATGAAAACCACATGACCTCAACCAGAACATGAAGGAGTTCCCTTCAGTGGGTTTTTGATTGTCTCACTTTGCCCCATAACATAAATCAGTTTACATACAGGCCTATTGTGTTTTCAGAAAGAGCTACGACCTCTCATGTAATTTGGCTCAGACAGACAAAACATTTAGGACCAGACGTTTTCACAAGAGAGAAACTTGCTATGTCACTGGTCTGCAACTCAACTACACGTCATTTACTTATCAAAGCTCAACATTTGGAAATTGTCCGTTGAagcattaaaaatgacaaagtCAGGCAGGCGGTGTTACTCACAGCTctttctccagctgctgctgaatcaGTTTAGCTGATTTGGCCATGGTGATGTCTGCAAAAATAAACAGTGTTATACTTCAGTGCCCATTGGAAGAACCTTGACAGGGGTCCTCACCTTGTTTGTTGCAGGCAATCACGAAGTTCGGGGCGTTTGTTGAGATCACCGAGTCTGTCAGGAGGACGTACAGGAACTCGGCCACGTCTCTGATCTCCTTCTGGAAAATGGCACTGTCGACCACGAACACGATGGCCCTGAAACCATGGACA carries:
- the wdr53 gene encoding WD repeat-containing protein 53 isoform X1, producing the protein MAGVRWCGAHSSSVLCVGESPHSDGLLASGGEGGEVALWSQEGSIVGHLTLSSEEDVTSVAFSPAAPALLFMAHGDSVSVLDPRNLKTVVEDFKHVGEEEINSVAVSESGSSLAVADDSGAVRVLELPGGKVCRTLRRHTNICSSVTFRPQRPNNIVSAGLDMQVMLWGLQKTRPLWTLSLQDVAEEEDDQQQQRPGQLFNPPLAHCVSVSSCGNVVGCAAEDGRVHLMRIGSGSKLGQLGAIKAHSQGASQAHFLSFLSHPYWLATGGNDGQVSLWDVSKHPVVTPGGKSKGQGSGGQRKKGKAKSRDKATTSQTEAEEAAAETLNFSTPKMTFSHGDKINWLSPALLKGNASLVVADQSDSLTVYPLTGL
- the wdr53 gene encoding WD repeat-containing protein 53 isoform X2, with product MLGRRRLILSQPQRPNNIVSAGLDMQVMLWGLQKTRPLWTLSLQDVAEEEDDQQQQRPGQLFNPPLAHCVSVSSCGNVVGCAAEDGRVHLMRIGSGSKLGQLGAIKAHSQGASQAHFLSFLSHPYWLATGGNDGQVSLWDVSKHPVVTPGGKSKGQGSGGQRKKGKAKSRDKATTSQTEAEEAAAETLNFSTPKMTFSHGDKINWLSPALLKGNASLVVADQSDSLTVYPLTGL